The genome window ATAACCCAAGTTAACAAAGGCAATGTTACTCGACCGTTTGACACCTTCAAGATAAGATATCCAACCATAGGCATGTCCATTATCACTAATTGGGAAACCACCGATATATATGCGTTTGGATTCGAAACTAGCATTGGGATCAAAGAGTTTTTCTTCCACAGCTCCTGCCAGCGTAACTATTTTGAATGTACTACCTGGCTCATAGATGGATTGAGTGGCATGATTGATAAAATTCTTTTGATCAGGTGTACTCCCATACGAATTAGGGTTAAAGGTTGGCCAATTCGCCATGCCTAGAATCTCCATCGTGCTCGGATCTGCTGCAATGACCGTCATACTCAGTGGATTATATTTGGCAACGGCTTCTTTCATTGCATCCTCAATGTAAAACTGGATCGTGTCATCGATGGTTAGCGTAAGGTTTTTCCCGTTCTGAGGCGGCAGATAGTTATCCTGTGAATCCGGAAGTTTGATGCCCTTGGCATCCTTCTGATAATTCAAATATCCGTCTGTACCAGTCAGTGCTTCATCATATGAGACTTCAAGTCCATTGACAGCTTTCCCGTCACGGCTCATATATCCCAAGAGGTGAGAAGCAAGTGTTTCTTCAGGGTAAAACCGCTTCGACTCTTGAGCCATGACAATGGCATTACGAGCCTTGTATTCTTCTTGTAATTCCTCACGCAGTTCGTTGACTTTTTCCGCAAGCTCAGGACTTATCTTATACCCTTCACTGCGTACTTCACGCTGCTGATAGAACTTGCCATCTTCCTTTTTGGCTGTGACCAGAGCACGCATCTCACTCTCATTTTTACCAAGAAGGGCTGAGAGCTTTTCCGTCACTACATCCTGAATCCCAAGTTCATTAATTAACAGAGGATTCACGGAAACCGTGTATGCAGGCGCATCAGTAGCCAGAACATTACCATTGCGGTCCGTAATCGTCCCACGTGCGGCCTTAATCGTCTGTTCCCGCTCTACCAAACCGGCCGCCCTTTCCTGCCATACACCACCATTTACTACTTGAATGAAGAAGATTCGGGTTACGAGTACAAGAAAAAAGAGGGTAATACATCCCCCTATAAGCAACGTGCGCATCTTTATTCTTTTTATCATCGGAACACCTCTTTACTTACTGCTTGCTGTATTCGAAGACGATTCAGTGCCTGTTGATTTCGTGCTTGTTGAGCGTGGTACAAAAATGACATCCTTACCGGAAGCTTCAACGTAACCAAGTTGTTTTGCATTTTCGATGACCTGATTATTTAAGGTTTCTTTTTCCACCTGCAGGTCTGCAATTGTCTTCTCATACCCCTTGATATCCGTAATAGTAGCCTGGGCCTGTTTGTTCAGATCATAGATATGAGCATAACGAGACATTAAAGCTCCACCAACAAGGATAACTGCAACCAGGGTAATCAGATACAAAATCTTCTCGCGTGCCGGAAGACCCGTACGACGGGTCACCACTTTGGTGGTTTCTTTGTATCGTTGCTGGGTCACACGTTCCTGGGACGCTTTTTCTTTTACAGCGAGATTACCACGTGTATATGCCATACTCCGATTCTCTCCTCCACTCTTGATCTACAATTTCTCGGCAACGCGCAGCTTGGCTGAACGAGCACGTGAATTTTCGGCCAATTCCGTTTCCGTTGGAATTAGCGGTTTTCTGTTAACTAAACGCAGGGTACCCTTGCCGCCGCATACACACAACGGAAAATCGGGTGGACATGTACATTTTTCCAGATAACTGCTGAAAATCTGTTTACATATCCGATCCTCAAGGGAGTGGAAGGTAATAACAGATACACGTCCTCCTGGTGCCAGACAACGAACAGCCTGATGCAAGCCTTCTTCAAACGCACCCAACTCATCGTTAACGGCAATACGTAATGCCTGGAAGCTGCGCTTGGCAGGATGTCCACCCGTACGGCGAGCTGCCGCCGGGATGCCTTCCTTGATCAGTTCCACGAGTTCACCTGTCGTCTCAATGGTGGACTGCGCTCGTTTTGTGACGATAACACGGGCAATTCTTCTCGAAAACTTCTCTTCACCATAGCGATACAAAATTCGAGCAATCTCTTCTTCAGGCCACTCATTCACAATCTCTTTGGCCGTCAGCATTGCATCCTGGTCCATTCGCATATCGAGCGGAGCATCGTGATTGTAGCTGAATCCACGTTCTCCTTCATCAAATTGCGGAGATGACACACCCAAGTCGTACAAAATACCGTCGACCTGTGGTGCACCA of Paenibacillus sp. FSL R5-0517 contains these proteins:
- the rsmH gene encoding 16S rRNA (cytosine(1402)-N(4))-methyltransferase RsmH; this translates as MFHHITVLKEEATEGLNIKQDGIYVDCTLGGGGHSSVIASKLGPGGRLIALDQDDWALDNAREKLAAYGDRVTLVKTNFRDLEQVLKDLDVPMKDGAPQVDGILYDLGVSSPQFDEGERGFSYNHDAPLDMRMDQDAMLTAKEIVNEWPEEEIARILYRYGEEKFSRRIARVIVTKRAQSTIETTGELVELIKEGIPAAARRTGGHPAKRSFQALRIAVNDELGAFEEGLHQAVRCLAPGGRVSVITFHSLEDRICKQIFSSYLEKCTCPPDFPLCVCGGKGTLRLVNRKPLIPTETELAENSRARSAKLRVAEKL